The Methanosarcina barkeri str. Wiesmoor DNA segment CTGCGGTTTCCTGTCTGCAGTTTCCGGTCTGCGGTTTCCTGCCCTCTTATTACATATTTTGTACCAGGCGCAGTAATATATTGGTGACACTCATAAAGAAGTCTAGATTCTTTGCCGCCTGCTTGTAGATCGGATACTAATTATATGCGAGATTTCCCGCTTTTCTAACACTGATAATTCCCCAAAAACAGGGTATTCCCCAAATAGTATAATTCGTTTAATATTATAAAAATAGAATTTATTTCTAATACATTCTATCTACAAGGTTAGCTCAAAAGCAAGTTTTATAATTAACAAGTAACGAAGATTGAGATTATAAGTAAACAGAAACAAAAAAATATTAGAGACAAAAAAAGATTATTATTTGGAATTCTTGCAAATGGAACTAATAATGCACATAATCTTTATGTACTAGAAATGTTATTCACATCATACCAATTCCAACTAATCGCTTGTTCTTTAAATTTGCTGCTTTTGGATTCAGGTTCCAGAGGAGCAGCTATAGCGATGTTCGAACGCGATAGGGAATTTTTTTCCGCGTGAGTGAGATATATACAAATCTTGCGGAGGAACATACATTGGGTAAAAAATCACTGGTAAAACTGACAAGAAAAACAAATCCAAGAATCGTTTCCCTGATTCTTACCCTGAAAGAGAGGGCAAATACAAACACTGCCCCCATCTGGAAGGATATCGCGAGACGTCTTGAGATGCCGTCCAGAAACTATGCGGCTGTGAATTTGAGTAAGATTAACAGGCACACAGCAGAGGACGATGTTCTGCTTATTCCGGGAAAAGTACTGGGCGCAGGCCTTCTTGACCACCCTGTAACTGTTGCGGCTTTAACCTTCAGTGACTCTGCAGTTGACAAGATCACTGAAGCTGGTGGCAAGTGCCTGAGTCTCGAAGAGATAATGGAAGCAAATCCAAAAGGGTCCGGTATCCGGATTTTCCGCTGAGGTGTCGAAGATGACGGTTATCGATGCAAATGGGCTTATACTAGGGCGTCTTGCAAGTACAGTTGCAAAACAGTTGCTTTCAGGAGACGAAGAAATATATATTGTAAACGCTGAAAAAGCCGTAATTTCTGGCTCAAGGGCGACCACCCTCAAAGAATACCGGGAAACCCGGGAGAGAGGTAGTACGGAATTCGGGCCTTACTTCCCGAAGCGTCCGGACCGCATCCTTAAGAGGACTATCCGTGGCATGCTACCTTATAAGAGAGCAAGAGGCAGAGACGCAATGTCCAGGCTTAAGGTCTA contains these protein-coding regions:
- a CDS encoding 50S ribosomal protein L13 produces the protein MTVIDANGLILGRLASTVAKQLLSGDEEIYIVNAEKAVISGSRATTLKEYRETRERGSTEFGPYFPKRPDRILKRTIRGMLPYKRARGRDAMSRLKVYVGVPTELKDTETITIADADMRLLSSSKYIELGEVSQKMGSKF
- a CDS encoding 50S ribosomal protein L18e → MGKKSLVKLTRKTNPRIVSLILTLKERANTNTAPIWKDIARRLEMPSRNYAAVNLSKINRHTAEDDVLLIPGKVLGAGLLDHPVTVAALTFSDSAVDKITEAGGKCLSLEEIMEANPKGSGIRIFR